The window ATTGATAGAAGGATGCTATTGGCCCTAATTAACAAGAACTAATATTTGTGAGATGTTAGAATTACTCTACAGTTTATGCTGGGGATGGTGGTCGTATAACTCAAAGCATCAAGGATCCCTCTGAAATCATCCAGTCTTTTACTAATAATTGGTACCCATTAAGCTTTTTAACCCCCTTTGGATAActgctatttatttctttagccTGTTCCAACTAAACTTAATAGGTTTATGTGAAGTtttatttatccttattttacctcatcttatttttttttacctcgtCTTAACTTACATGTTTGTATCTTCTGTAGTTGATAAGTATATAttctctcttttcactttttgccATAATTTAACTGACTCATCATATTCTTCCATAATCCCATCTTTGTAGATCACTAGTTTTCACCTGGGAGGGGAGGGATTTGGCAGAGATGGGGAAATGTTTATCAGAAACTTCTGGAGAGCTTTTCCAAATATAGTGGGTCTACTTCCACCCATGAACATATCAAAACTTTGGCTTGGTAAATGTCTACTTTAAGACTTTCTACATGTAATTCCAATGGTCAACTCCCTCTACCCTGTTGTAACCACTTTGCTGAACTGAAGATCCCTAATCCTTTTGTTCTTCATAAGGCACTTCTTTCATTGCAGCAACAGCTCACAGTTCACACTGGAAGGGGTAAAGTTTCCACTCATGTGAGACAGTGGTCAGGGATTGCAGTCAATATTTGTAGTCACAAACATTAAATTGGTACCTAAATATGATGCCCAGAAAACTATCAGACCCTCTCTGATGCAGAGCAGCCTTATCTAATACCTTCTTACTTGCTTTTTCTCAGTGGTTTTCCCTGGACAGATTCTTCAAGTGAAAGAGCACAGTCAGAATGCCAGAGGCCAACGACAGCTTCCTGGAGGGCTTCATTCTGATGGGTATATCTGACCATCCCCAGCTGGAGATAATCTTTTTCATGGTCATTCTCTTCTCTTACTTACTGACTCTGCTTGGGAACTCAACCATTATCCTGCTTTCCTGGCTGGATGCCCGGCTCCATactcccatgtacttcttcctcagcaACCTCTCCACCCTGGACCTTGCTTTTACTACTAGCTCAGTCCCCCAAATGCTGATCAACTTATGGGGACCAGATAAGACCATAAGCTATGGTGGCTGTGTGACCCAGCTCTATGTTTTCCTCTGGCTAGGGGCCACTGAGTGTATCCTGCTTGTGGTGATGGCGTTTGACCGCTATGTGGCAGTTTGCCGGCCCCTGCACTACACCACCATCATGAACCCTCGGctctgctggctgctggctgccaTTGCATGGCTGGGTGGCTTGAGCAACTCTGTGATCCAGTCAACCTTCACTCTGCAGCTCCCCTTATGTGGGCACCGGAGGGTGGACAACTTCCTGTGTGAGGTACCTGCCATGATCAAACTGGCCTGTGGAGACACGAGTCTCAATGAGGTTGTGCTCAATGGTGTCTGCACCTTCTTCACTGCTGTCCCACTAAGTGTCATCCTGATCTCCTACTGCTACATAGCTCAGGCAGTGCTGAAGATCCACTCagtagagggacagagaaaggccTTTAATACGTGCCTCTCACATCTGGTGGTGGTGTTGCTCTTCTATGGCTCAGCTATCTATGGGTATCTCCTTCCAGCTAAGACCAGCAACCAGGACCAGGGCAAATTCATTTCCCTCTTCTACTCTGTGGTCACACCAACGGTGAACCCTCTCATCTACACTCTGAGAAATAGGGAAGTAAAGGGAGCACTAAGGAGGCTGCTAGGAAAGGGAAGATCACTTGGCTGAGAGAAGGGAAACTCCATCATCACTTATATTCTCATCTACTTTTACTCATTCTCACTCTGGCCAAATGAACATGAGGAGTACCAACCCTCATAAACCCAAGACATGTTCCCAACAACCCTAACTTTTAATACATGGCTAGTGTTATTTCTAATATCCTATGCTATTTACGAAAAATCCCGTGGACTACAGATAAGAGTGTATCTGATCAACGGTCAGAGGCTGTTGACTTAGTACAAACCTAATTCAACACACCGTTTGTCGTccacatgttatttatttagtgtAATAAATGTTACATGTCTTTGTATTTCTAGAGAATTCTGTACTTTAAAAAGCAGTTcttgtggatccctgggtggcgcagcggtttggcacctgcctttggcccagggtatgatcctgaagacccaggatcgaatcccgcgttgggctccctgtgtggagcctgcttctccctctgcctgtgtctctgcctctctctctctctatctctatgtctatcgtgattaaatagataaaatcttaaaaaaataattataaaaaagataaaataaaaagcagttctGTGTGCAATAACTTTATATAGTGATGCTATTATTCCAGAAAATCAAACCAGGTATGATTAATCCCCAATGAAAACTCACACAATTCATCTTTGTACCCTTTCCATTCCCTTTCTCCATCTCAGTCTCTTCTCAGTATTTCAGCCTGTCTACCATACTTCCTATCCTCTGTCATCTTGTTTACCGTCCTTTATGTCTACATGCCACTTTCTGCTTCATCCACTATTTAacgagaaaaaaagaattttattttcctttgaatcaAAACTATTTATTGAACTTACCTCCTCCCAAGTCCCACCCATGAAATTTGTTACCAGCATTTGAATATATTATTAGTATGATTACTGAATTATGGGATGCTCTGAGATTCCTTAAGCAAGTTTAAGAGCATAAAAGCTATCCATAAAGGATGTCCCCTGCCTCCAGATCTATTTTCTCAGGCTTAACATTCCTGGAAGTCAGCCAGCACACCATGAGTCACTTTGAGGAACTCAGGTATTGGAATCAGAATGCCCATATGTGATACAGCATGTTACTAGACTTGCCATGGGAATGAATACACACCTACTACCAGAGCCATGAcctattttctcagttttccacTCAGTAATATTTCAAGTGTGTTTCCAGGACTACCCAAGTACTGGCATTATCTTGGTGCATTTATCAAAGTCCATGGACTTGCTGGTTCAGAATATTTATTGGTCAGCACACTTAGAGTAGATGAAGTTCTCAGACAGCAGGATTGCAAAGACTAATAAGCTCCTAAGTTAATATATGAAACGAGAACgacggcagccccggtggctcagtggtttagcaccgccttcagtccagggcgtggtcctggagacctgggtcgagtcccacatcaggctccctgcatggagcctgcttctccctctgcctgtatctctgcctgtctgtctgtctctcatgaataaattaataaaaactttttaaaaatatacaaataaataaaacgagAACGACACTGGATTCATTGATGAGAAATATAACTACCAAGGAGACTGAGCAGTCATATTGTCTCACCAAACCAGTTACATTAATAAATAACTTGGgaggaaataagaggaaaataggGAATCTTTAAACACTTTGCAGTAATGAAGATCTCCCTACTGAAACACAGAATACTTTAAATCTAACTTGGCATTAGGGGCACAGTAAAACATACTGGGCTTCTTCTACAATCACACTCTGCTCACTCccgtacacacactctctctctttcctaacCATGTAGCTGTCTCGTTACATTGGTCTCTGACTAGGGAGACAGCAGAGAACTTAGACAATTTATGGCATGAGGAGCTAAGAGGCATTCTGAGTACTCTGGAAGAAAATGGGATATGGTAACTAGTGGATCTGAGCTCTTCAGCCCTCCTTTTCATTACCTGTAAAATGAATAGAATGCCAGGCAGGAACACTGTAAAATCATATAGGTTATGTGTGGGGGAGTGCTTTGTGGAAACTGTTCCCGTGTTATATATAACCAAGAtgaaggggatctctgggtggctccaaggtttagcgcctgccttccgccaagggcatgatcctggagccctgggatggagttcccggatcgagtcccccatagagctccctgcatggagtgggCTTCTCcatctgactgtgtctctgcctctctctctttctctctgtgtctctcatgaataaataactaaaatttttaaaaaataataataatcaaagtGGAGGCTTTCGGAGGGAGGTTAATCAGTCTATTTCACTTCCCACCTCCCTCTATTTATACCCTGATCCAGTATACTCCTTCACTGGACAACCAGTGTCTTCATAAATGATGGATGAATGAGCAATCCAGGATAAGGGCAGAGAGACCACGGAGAAGTCTCCACTGTTATGCCCCTCAAATTCCACATCCCAATCTATCAGCTCcctcttcaaaatatattcagaatatccCAAATCAAGGATGGGACAGCcacataaaattagaaaagtatTTCAATGTCCACCAAAATGGAAATGATTGATTGGATATATTGCGGTACATGACTACACGAAACAACCTCAGGTTAAAAGGTGTGGTCGTAAtattgaaatagaaaaccttcaagagggcagcccgggtggctcagcggtttagcgctgccttcagcccagggcgtggtcctggagaccccggatagagtccgacgttgggctccctgcgtggggcctgcttctccctctgcctgtgtctctgtctctctctctcaggaataaataaataaaatattaaaaaagaaaaaaaaagaaaaaaaagaaaaccttcaagATTTGGCAAAACTGCACAGGAAGGTACAGAAAGATATACAGACAAGTAACAGTTATTTCCTCTGGCGAAAGACTGTGGTTCGGAAATAAGGAACGGGGAGACTTTTTCACCTAAGAAGGGCTTGCGGTACTCACGAGTATTAAGAACGACAGGAGGAAGAAAACACCGGGTTGGAAAGCTTACTTTCGTCACGGTAGTCACGGAGAAAGTCTTCGTTTCCTCTTCTGGAGGATGACAACGGCAATACTACTGACTTCAGAGGACCGTGGTGAGGATTACGTAGAGTGAACGCGCCCCCACTGTGCTAGCACTGCGCCCAGCACACCAACAGCACGTGACGGCCTTGGACTACGTTTGCTGCGACGCCTGTACCTGAGGTGAAGGAAAACCGCCGAAGCCAAGCAGCGGAAGCGCCGGCCAACAGATAGAGCAGTGAGCAACAGGGAGCGGACAAACGCCAAGGGCGCCGCCCAAGTTCCCCCGCAGTCTGACTGAGGACAGGACGCCAGCGGCTACCACGCGCCGATTCCTCGGGAAGAATGGCGGTTGGTTAGCGGAAGGGCGGAAACCAGACGACGCTCCTTAGCTCGCGCCTGCGTCCTCCGCGCCGCTCCTTGAGGCCTTTCTGGTGCGCATGCGCCGGGCTTTCCGAGCATTCCGGCATGCCGCGCGGCCGCTTCCGGTGCAGCGCGCTGGCTAAGATGGCGCGGCTGGTGAATGGACTGTGTGAAGCTGACTTCTGCTGGGAAGGCCCCGAGCGCTGcggctcctccttctcccctgcagCTGTGGCCTCCCATCCCCGAACTCAAAGACCACGAGTGGCCGCAAGCTGGGCCTCGCCCCTCTGGGGAGCCAGAGGGAGTAGGTGGCCGGCGCGCCACCCCGTCTCCCCTTGGGGCACCGGTCCAGCATAtcctggaagatttttttttttcagcccttCCCATGTAATCAAGTATCTCTTGAAGGAGGGAGTAAAGGAATATGTTCTCCAGCTCCTACCTGTCTCCTCTAGACTATTTGGGGCAGTTGACAGGCAGGAGTTAGGAGCTCTGGTACGGACTTCTCTTGTCTGCACAGCTGACTGGAGCATGAAATGAGTGGAGGGGGCAGCCCCCTCCTTCCACAGGGTGGCAGGCAGCAGTTGcccccaactccctgcccacAATACCCTGGGAGTGGGAGGAGCCTTCTAGAGCAGTCTCATTCGCATCTGCATTCCTTGTTCTTTCTATtgacctccatttcctcattcaGAAAAACTGGCTCTTGGAGGAGGCCTCCAAAGCCTTCCCTAATTGATCCATTCTGGGCTGCCTCTCTGTTCCCACCATGATGTTCAGTGAAGCCCATCTGTTTGCCTTCCCCTAGGCTCTGGAAAAGCATTCTTTTTACCACTCTGTGTAGAGAATGAAGCCTGGGACTCTGGGAACTGCGCTGAACAGGCTGTCGTGAGGGCCGTGCTGGGGACAGTGTGTGCAGGGAAATGTGGGGGGCCCAGGTAAGGCTCTACTGTAGGAAACACTGACATGTATTCCTAGGACTTGCCTTACTTCGCTTTGCTtccccaaattaaattttttgaaggGAAGGGGGTTTGGAGGTAGAATATTGTTCTTTGCTCTTATTAAATCCTCAAAAAGACTGCGGCAGAAACCATGACACTCGCTCTCACCATACCTGGACAAGGTACTAACATCTGGGTTGCACAGGCCAGGAACTGAGACAACATGCTCACCTTTTACCAGGTTTTATGCATTGaatttcagagaaggaaatatCTAAGTCTCTTCAGAATCAGTGAGTTATAGATTGTTTCTTAGTACTCATcaacccccttccttcctcttgggTCTTCTTACACTTGTGGTGTCCCCTCTCAGCATGGGACAGCCACCGACCCCCAAAAAGCTGCTGCTTCTCTGAATATCCTACTGAGCTGAGGAAGGGTCTACCCTTGGATCCTTCAagatctctgtgcctctatgtgaggattaaatttcctttttttttttttttaaagattttattcatttcagagtgAGCTCAAGGGAACAcgtggtgggagaggcagagtcaAAGGGAGAACAGACTCatggctgagcaggaagcccattgcagggctcgatcccaagaccccagggtgaTAAGCTGAGTTGAAGTCagagtcaactgactgagctacctatgCACCCTGaagataaagtttctttttttttttttaagatttatttatttatttatttatttatttatttatttatttatttatttaagataggcagagacagagagagagagggagggagacacaggcagagggagaagcaggctccatgctgggagcccaatgtgggactcaacccctgaactccaggatcgcaccctgggccaaaggctggcgctaaaccactgagacacccagggatccccaaagataaAGTTTCTAACACAGAAAATTAGCGCCAAAGGTTAAGAGAGTGGAAGGGGGAACAcctttattttcattagaaatagTAATGCATATAAACCTGTAGAAACCATTAAATATAACTGACAAGGAAGCAGGAACCTGGATGGGGGTGATGTAGATGAGAAATCTTAGAAAGAGGAACCCAGATACCATGCTTGCTCTGAGAGTAAGTCACTTAGAGTAGCTGTCCCCTGTGGCTTAACCCATCCTTCCTGCTTTCCTCTTCTGTGAGTGGCTGGGATACAAAGCAGGACCTCTTCTCAGGTAGAAAGACCTAGAGCAGCTGCTAGTTGTCTGTATTGGTTTAGGATACTTGTAGGCCCCATCCAGAAACCAATGGAAGTTCCAGGAGAGACTCAAACTACAGAACTGATCTGTTGGCTTTCCTACACCCTCATAGCCCGTGTCCCTTCTTGGGGTGTGAGTGTGTCTTCTCTGTGTGCCCCCTGCTGGCGGATGAGGACAGGGTTCTTGGGGAAGCTTTTCTCACACCCAGAGCACGTGGAGGGCTTCTCCCCAGCGTGTCTTCTGCTGGGCACTGGAACGGGAGCTGATCTTGAAGCTTTTCCCACACTGTGCACATGGGTGGGGGCCCTGCCCTGCGTGGCCTCGCCGGTGAGCACTGAACTGGGAGCTGTTGTTGAATCTCTTCCCACAGGTGGTGCACTGGTAAGgcttctccccagtgtgggtCCTGGAGCTCTGGTTGAAGATGTACAATGAGACTGGAGCTCTGGTTGAAACTTTTCCCACACTCCCCACAGTGGTAGGGTCGCTCCCCCGTGTGTGTCCTTAGGTGGGCAGTGAGATTGGAGCGCTCGCTGAAGCCTTTCCCACATTCCCTGCACCTGtgaggcttctctcctgtgtggatTCTCTGGTGCCGAACGAGGTAAGAACCTCAACTAAAGCTTTTCCCACACTGCTGGCACTTCGATGATTTCTCCACTTGAGCGACTGGCTGGTGGAGACAGGGAGAGCCCCAAGAGCCATCTCCCAGGCTTAGGACATGGGCATAGGCCTTCTCCCCAGCACGGAGTATCTGCTGACTCCACCTCTCCTGGGATGGGGGTCTCCCCTCTTGCTCCCCTGCAGGGCATCTCCACTGCCCTCTTAACAGAGGCTCGCCTTTCTGGCCTCTCTTGGGCTCAGGGCGCCAAAACGTCTCACTAGACTTTCTCCATAGGGTCTTCTTCGCTTCTGCTTGCCCCAAACCATCCCATTTCTGATTctcctttttagttttgttcttgatctcaagacctgagGGAACAAAGACACTGGACTGTGGAGAAGGAACAGAGCATTGAGGAAAGTTAGAGTTAAAGCAGCATAAAGGAAATACCTaaaaggagtcttttttttaaggttttatttatttattcattcattcattcattcattcgagagagagaggcagagtcataggcagagggagaagcaggctccatgcagggagcctgacatgggactcgatcccaggactccagaatcatgccctgggacaaaggcaggcactaaaccactaagccattcagggatcctgagtctttttttttttttttaaatacaaagattttattgatttatttgagagagaaagagagaggcagtatGAGCAGGgcgaggtggggaccaggagaggcagaaggagaggagggagctgaCTCCCCACGGAGGAAACTTGAAGTGGGGATCAATCTGaagacccggagatcatgacctttgacgaaggcaggtgctttaccaatggagccacccaggggcccccgggATGGAATTCTTCACAGTATTCAGCCTTCTGCTAAGGGATAGCCTAGTTTCTTTTCCAGCTGTAGTATTTTCAAGCTCCAAACCCTGTGGTCACGGGGAAACACCCCTAGATTCCACCTACTGTCCCACACTGTGGTCTTTTTGGATGTTCGAACACAGTGACACATGCAAGGCAGAGAGGTCAGCTCTGTCACCTGCCAGTCTGTCAGCCTGCCAGCCAGGCTCCACCTGGAATCCTTACAGCTGCACCAGAGTAACAACAGGCTGCCTGAGCTCAGGTGAAACGAGCAGAAAGTGTGTTGCCAGGACACGGCCGGCCCACACTCAGCTCAAGAAAGGAGGGTGATGCTGGAGGAGAAGGGGACAGAGTCCAGGCTGGAGGCCTGTGGCAGTCTGAGAAAACCGAGGATAGGAGCTGCACAGGAAAAACACCATGTACTCCGTGGAAGAGGTGGTGGAGGCGGACTGTCACTGGAGGGCAAGGGAACAAGGGCCGGCCAGCAGGGCACTGAGCATGGCAGCAGCAGAGGCAGCTCCCTCTCGAGTGCTGGCCTGAGGGACTCTGGGTGGACTTCCCAGCTGTGCCTTGGCGGTCAGAGCCAGCACTGCTACCCATGTGTGTGGGAACAGGACTGGCAGGTGAGGCCTCCTTCCCGGTCAGGATCCTGGAAGTCTTTCCATCCCTGGCCGCACCATCTGTCCAGGCCCCTTCTCCAGCCTCCATGGGCTCGCCCTCCTGCTGGCTCAGCTCTCCAGCCTCTGTTGCCCTTCCCTCCTGGCCAGGAACAGCACAGCTTGCCTCCTTGGGTGCAGAGGCCCAGGAGCTTGAGAGGGCATGCACTTCTCAGAAAGGACACAGGGCTCGGGCACacggcctcccctccccttgcGGTATCTCGACCCCAGGCCATGGAACTTGGTGTGAGACTGCCCTGGGGCCCGCAGAAGCCCCTGCTCCCTGAGTCATTCTGCCACCATCCTGTCGGGCTGGCTGTGCTGAGGAGTCTGGAGTTCCTCATGATGTTGAGCATTCCAGACGATGGCCAAGACTGGCTTGGGTGCATCGCCGCAGGGCCCGCCTGCTGTACAAAGACAGGGGACACGATGACATACAGGGGCCTGCATCCCACACGGTAAGTAAGGTTAGCAGCCCAGGAGGTGACACATGGTTTGTGCAGCTCTGCCACGACTGAGCTGCCATCCCTGGGAAGCCAGCACAGTGGGCTCCTCTCCTGAAACACAGACGTTCAGCAGAGTGGAAAGGCCATCCTC of the Canis lupus baileyi unplaced genomic scaffold, mCanLup2.hap1 Scaffold_324, whole genome shotgun sequence genome contains:
- the LOC140629887 gene encoding olfactory receptor 2C1, with amino-acid sequence MPEANDSFLEGFILMGISDHPQLEIIFFMVILFSYLLTLLGNSTIILLSWLDARLHTPMYFFLSNLSTLDLAFTTSSVPQMLINLWGPDKTISYGGCVTQLYVFLWLGATECILLVVMAFDRYVAVCRPLHYTTIMNPRLCWLLAAIAWLGGLSNSVIQSTFTLQLPLCGHRRVDNFLCEVPAMIKLACGDTSLNEVVLNGVCTFFTAVPLSVILISYCYIAQAVLKIHSVEGQRKAFNTCLSHLVVVLLFYGSAIYGYLLPAKTSNQDQGKFISLFYSVVTPTVNPLIYTLRNREVKGALRRLLGKGRSLG